The following proteins are co-located in the Mus caroli chromosome 7, CAROLI_EIJ_v1.1, whole genome shotgun sequence genome:
- the LOC110297739 gene encoding zinc finger protein 420 isoform X2, producing the protein MRLPQHPRGYSTEKPYKCEECGKAFRRASHLSQHQSIHTGEKPYECKQCGKAFSRDSQLSLHQRLHTGEKPYICKECGKAFTQSSQLILHHRIHTGEKPYKCEACGKAFIRSSQLSRHQKVHTGEKPFECKECGKAFTQNSQLTLHQRLHTGEKLYDCKECRKVFTQLSQLILHRRIHTGEKPYECNECGKAFICGSQLSQHRKIHNGEKPYECKECGKAFIRGSLLMQHQRIHTGEKPYKCDECGKAFIRGSQLTQHQRVHTNEKPYECKECGKTFSHGSQLTQHQRIHTGEKPYQCKECGKAFNRGSLLTRHQRIHTGEKPYKCKECGKNFSRGSELTQHERIHTGEKPYECKECGKSFIRGSQLTQHQRIHTGEKPYECKECRMAFTQSSHLSQHQRLHTGEKPYVCSECGKAFARGLLLIQHQRIHTGEKPYQCSKCGKAFIRGSQLTQHQRTHTGEKPYECRECGKAFGHGSQLTLHQRVHTGEKPYECKECRKAFTQSSHLSRHQRVHTGEKQYQCKECEKAFTHESQLMRHQRIHISGKSLDCKECRIDFNHHSQIFI; encoded by the coding sequence ATGCGCCTACCTCAGCATCCACGGGGTTACTCTACAGAGAAGCCCTATAAATGTgaggagtgtgggaaagccttcaggcGAGCCTCACACCTGTCCCAGCATCAGAGTATTCACACTGGTGAGAAACCATATGAATGTAAGCAGTGTGGGAAGGCCTTTAGTCGTGATTCCCAGCTAAGTCTTCATCAGAGACTTCACACCGGTGAGAAACCCTACATATGCAAGGAATGTGGAAAGGCTTTCACTCAAAGCTCACAACTTATTTTGCACCATAGAATTCATACAGGTGAGAAACCATACAAGTGTGAAGCCTGTGGGAAAGCCTTTATTCGAAGCTCACAACTCAGCCGCCATCAAAAGgtccacactggagagaaaccctttgAATGTAAAgagtgtgggaaggccttcaCCCAGAACTCACAACTTACTCTGCACCAGAGACTGCACACTGGTGAGAAGCTTTACGACTGTAAGGAGTGTAGGAAGGTCTTTACTCAGCTCTCGCAGCTTATTCTCCATAGAAGAATCCACACTGgcgagaaaccctatgaatgcaACGAGTGTGGGAAAGCTTTCATTTGTGGCTCACAGCTCTCGCAGCACCGGAAAATCCACAATGGAGAAAAGCCGTATGAATGTAAGGAGTGTGGAAAGGCTTTTATTCGAGGCTCACTACTTATGCAACATCAAAGAATTCACACTGGTGAAAAACCCTATAAATGTGACGAGTGTGGAAAGGCTTTTATCCGTGGTTCCCAGCTCACTCAACATCAGAGGGTTCATACTAATGAAAAGCCTTACGAATGTAAAGAATGTGGGAAGACCTTCAGTCACGGCTCACAACTAACTCAACATCAGAGAATCCATACTGGTGAGAAGCCCTATCAATGTaaggagtgtgggaaagcctttaatCGCGGGTCACTCCTTACTCGACATCAGAGGATTCACACCGGtgaaaaaccctacaaatgtaaagaatgtggAAAAAATTTTAGCCGGGGCTCAGAACTTACTCAGCACGAGAGAATCCACACGGGTGAGAAGCCCTATGAGTGTAAGGAATGTGGAAAGTCCTTTATCCGTGGCTCCCAGCTCACTCAGCATCAAAGAATCCACACGGGTGAAAAACCGTATGAGTGTAAAGAATGCCGAATGGCCTTTACTCAGAGTTCACATCTTTCCCAGCATCAGAGACTTCATACCGGTGAGAAACCCTACGTGTGTAGCGAATGTGGGAAGGCCTTTGCCCGTGGATTGCTGCTCATACAGcatcagagaattcacactgGCGAGAAGCCGTATCAGTGTAGCAAATGTGGGAAGGCTTTTATCCGCGGTTCCCAGCTCACTCAACATCAGCgaactcacactggagagaagccttatgAATGCAGGGAATGTGGGAAGGCCTTTGGTCATGGCTCTCAACTTACCCTGCATCAGAGGGTCCACACAGgtgagaagccctatgaatgtaaggaGTGTAGAAAGGCCTTCACTCAGAGTTCACACCTTTCTCGGCACCAACGAGTTCATACTGGCGAGAAACAGTATCAGTGTAAAGAATGTGAAAAGGCCTTTACACATGAGTCTCAACTAATGcgacatcagagaattcatatcAGTGGCAAATCTTTGGACTGTAAGGAATGCCGAATAGACTTTAATCATCATTCGCAAATTTTTATATGA
- the LOC110297739 gene encoding zinc finger protein 420 isoform X1 translates to MVTHDKMSVFCPGMRLPQHPRGYSTEKPYKCEECGKAFRRASHLSQHQSIHTGEKPYECKQCGKAFSRDSQLSLHQRLHTGEKPYICKECGKAFTQSSQLILHHRIHTGEKPYKCEACGKAFIRSSQLSRHQKVHTGEKPFECKECGKAFTQNSQLTLHQRLHTGEKLYDCKECRKVFTQLSQLILHRRIHTGEKPYECNECGKAFICGSQLSQHRKIHNGEKPYECKECGKAFIRGSLLMQHQRIHTGEKPYKCDECGKAFIRGSQLTQHQRVHTNEKPYECKECGKTFSHGSQLTQHQRIHTGEKPYQCKECGKAFNRGSLLTRHQRIHTGEKPYKCKECGKNFSRGSELTQHERIHTGEKPYECKECGKSFIRGSQLTQHQRIHTGEKPYECKECRMAFTQSSHLSQHQRLHTGEKPYVCSECGKAFARGLLLIQHQRIHTGEKPYQCSKCGKAFIRGSQLTQHQRTHTGEKPYECRECGKAFGHGSQLTLHQRVHTGEKPYECKECRKAFTQSSHLSRHQRVHTGEKQYQCKECEKAFTHESQLMRHQRIHISGKSLDCKECRIDFNHHSQIFI, encoded by the coding sequence ATGGTAACACATGACAAAATGTCTGTTTTCTGCCCAGGCATGCGCCTACCTCAGCATCCACGGGGTTACTCTACAGAGAAGCCCTATAAATGTgaggagtgtgggaaagccttcaggcGAGCCTCACACCTGTCCCAGCATCAGAGTATTCACACTGGTGAGAAACCATATGAATGTAAGCAGTGTGGGAAGGCCTTTAGTCGTGATTCCCAGCTAAGTCTTCATCAGAGACTTCACACCGGTGAGAAACCCTACATATGCAAGGAATGTGGAAAGGCTTTCACTCAAAGCTCACAACTTATTTTGCACCATAGAATTCATACAGGTGAGAAACCATACAAGTGTGAAGCCTGTGGGAAAGCCTTTATTCGAAGCTCACAACTCAGCCGCCATCAAAAGgtccacactggagagaaaccctttgAATGTAAAgagtgtgggaaggccttcaCCCAGAACTCACAACTTACTCTGCACCAGAGACTGCACACTGGTGAGAAGCTTTACGACTGTAAGGAGTGTAGGAAGGTCTTTACTCAGCTCTCGCAGCTTATTCTCCATAGAAGAATCCACACTGgcgagaaaccctatgaatgcaACGAGTGTGGGAAAGCTTTCATTTGTGGCTCACAGCTCTCGCAGCACCGGAAAATCCACAATGGAGAAAAGCCGTATGAATGTAAGGAGTGTGGAAAGGCTTTTATTCGAGGCTCACTACTTATGCAACATCAAAGAATTCACACTGGTGAAAAACCCTATAAATGTGACGAGTGTGGAAAGGCTTTTATCCGTGGTTCCCAGCTCACTCAACATCAGAGGGTTCATACTAATGAAAAGCCTTACGAATGTAAAGAATGTGGGAAGACCTTCAGTCACGGCTCACAACTAACTCAACATCAGAGAATCCATACTGGTGAGAAGCCCTATCAATGTaaggagtgtgggaaagcctttaatCGCGGGTCACTCCTTACTCGACATCAGAGGATTCACACCGGtgaaaaaccctacaaatgtaaagaatgtggAAAAAATTTTAGCCGGGGCTCAGAACTTACTCAGCACGAGAGAATCCACACGGGTGAGAAGCCCTATGAGTGTAAGGAATGTGGAAAGTCCTTTATCCGTGGCTCCCAGCTCACTCAGCATCAAAGAATCCACACGGGTGAAAAACCGTATGAGTGTAAAGAATGCCGAATGGCCTTTACTCAGAGTTCACATCTTTCCCAGCATCAGAGACTTCATACCGGTGAGAAACCCTACGTGTGTAGCGAATGTGGGAAGGCCTTTGCCCGTGGATTGCTGCTCATACAGcatcagagaattcacactgGCGAGAAGCCGTATCAGTGTAGCAAATGTGGGAAGGCTTTTATCCGCGGTTCCCAGCTCACTCAACATCAGCgaactcacactggagagaagccttatgAATGCAGGGAATGTGGGAAGGCCTTTGGTCATGGCTCTCAACTTACCCTGCATCAGAGGGTCCACACAGgtgagaagccctatgaatgtaaggaGTGTAGAAAGGCCTTCACTCAGAGTTCACACCTTTCTCGGCACCAACGAGTTCATACTGGCGAGAAACAGTATCAGTGTAAAGAATGTGAAAAGGCCTTTACACATGAGTCTCAACTAATGcgacatcagagaattcatatcAGTGGCAAATCTTTGGACTGTAAGGAATGCCGAATAGACTTTAATCATCATTCGCAAATTTTTATATGA